One genomic region from Candidatus Nanosynbacter sp. TM7-074 encodes:
- the rpsO gene encoding 30S ribosomal protein S15, producing MISKDNKAKAIALTQVNKNDVGSPQAQVSVLTARIKEVTEHLKANKHDFMARRGLIQMVGKRKRLLKYLERTDFESYKAVVAKLGLRK from the coding sequence ATGATTAGCAAAGATAATAAAGCGAAAGCAATTGCTTTGACTCAGGTCAATAAAAACGACGTCGGTAGCCCACAGGCTCAGGTGTCAGTTTTGACGGCTCGTATCAAAGAGGTTACGGAGCATCTGAAGGCGAATAAGCACGACTTCATGGCGCGCCGCGGCTTGATTCAAATGGTTGGTAAGCGTAAGCGCTTGCTGAAATATTTGGAGCGAACTGATTTTGAGAGCTACAAAGCAGTTGTTGCCAAGTTAGGTTTGCGTAAGTAA
- a CDS encoding sortase — MSLQLKSSTRQSKNWKVRLPSIIATIMIISGLYTLAIAITPFILSQTIDQKNNSTTQLISKTENKITENRLYIPKIDINLPYAPGGAETMEHGAWWRKPENGNPKDGGNFVLSAHRFIMGLTPQQTLRKSPFYNIDKLTVSDDIVIDYNGERYIYVISEKRSVKPEAIEIEQRTDQPQLTLYSCTLGGANDGRDVLIAKLKK, encoded by the coding sequence ATGTCACTACAATTGAAGTCGTCAACAAGACAGTCAAAAAACTGGAAAGTTCGCCTTCCTTCTATAATTGCGACTATAATGATTATTAGCGGACTGTATACACTTGCTATTGCCATAACACCGTTTATATTGTCACAAACTATTGATCAAAAGAATAACTCCACCACCCAACTGATCAGCAAAACAGAAAATAAAATCACTGAAAATCGACTTTATATCCCAAAAATTGATATTAATTTGCCGTACGCACCTGGCGGTGCAGAAACTATGGAACACGGCGCTTGGTGGCGTAAACCAGAGAATGGCAATCCGAAGGATGGTGGCAATTTTGTTTTATCCGCACACCGTTTTATTATGGGCTTGACCCCTCAGCAAACACTTAGAAAATCACCATTTTACAATATTGATAAGCTGACAGTTAGCGATGATATTGTTATCGATTATAACGGAGAGCGCTACATTTATGTCATCAGCGAAAAACGTAGCGTTAAGCCAGAGGCAATAGAAATCGAACAGCGCACTGATCAGCCACAACTAACTCTCTATTCCTGTACTTTAGGCGGCGCCAATGACGGACGTGACGTACTTATCGCCAAATTGAAAAAATAA
- the pnp gene encoding polyribonucleotide nucleotidyltransferase, with amino-acid sequence MAIINPSGKEIFSVTTEFCGRPLTLEVNRVGFRTTGSVLVRYGDTVVLGSAQVSSRPVQMDYFPLSIDYEEKFYAAGKISGSRFIKREGRPSDEAVLIGRLIDRPIRPLFPKGYRQEVQVVATVLSMDPDFRPDVIAMIAASSALMLTGTPFDGPVAGLRVGRVNGEFKAFLTSEEREKSDLDLVVAGIESGITMVEAGAKEVSEETIVDAMAWAHQMMQPAIVLQRELAEKVAPATQEYTLILPDESIQQTVDEWARGKFGEKLRRPYPERNEMISQIRAEFHESMAEKLGMDEEEYNEVRGDYDEAFTLALHKDVRQGIVAEQVRPDGRQLTEIRPLSSEVGFLPRAHGSSLFTRGVTQGMNIVTLAPLSYSQLVDTMEINDGERRYMHHYNAPGYTVGEVKRMGSPGRREIGHGYLAERALLPVLPTEEDFPYAIRSVTEIMSQNGSTSMAATCSSCLALMDAGVPLSAPVSGIAMGLMMDGDTPYVLSDIADAEDFAGDMDFKVTGTAKGITALQMDMKVHGLPVAVLRQAIEQSKAGRAHILQHMLSVLATPRNQLSPYAPRIEKIKIDPDKIGAVIGKGGETINKITSETGAEVDIKEDGLITIASPNSESIEKALNWIKSLVEEPEVGKVYDGKVVSIKDFGAFVNILPGVDGMVHISKLAEGRVNKVTDVVKEGQLVRVKITGIDERGKINLTMIGL; translated from the coding sequence ATGGCAATTATTAATCCAAGTGGCAAGGAGATTTTTAGCGTTACCACTGAGTTTTGTGGTCGTCCGCTGACACTAGAAGTAAACCGTGTTGGCTTTCGGACAACTGGTAGTGTGCTGGTGCGTTACGGCGATACTGTGGTTTTGGGTAGTGCGCAGGTGAGTAGTCGTCCAGTTCAGATGGACTATTTTCCATTGTCAATTGACTATGAAGAAAAATTTTATGCAGCAGGTAAAATTTCCGGTAGTCGATTTATTAAGCGTGAAGGTCGTCCAAGTGACGAGGCTGTGCTGATTGGTCGGTTGATTGATCGTCCAATTCGTCCGCTATTTCCGAAGGGTTACCGCCAAGAGGTGCAGGTTGTGGCAACCGTACTAAGTATGGATCCTGATTTCCGCCCAGATGTTATTGCGATGATTGCGGCGTCTAGTGCCTTAATGCTAACTGGCACGCCTTTTGATGGTCCAGTGGCTGGTTTGCGTGTCGGTCGCGTCAACGGAGAATTTAAGGCCTTCTTAACTTCGGAAGAGCGTGAGAAGTCGGATCTTGATTTGGTGGTGGCTGGTATTGAAAGTGGCATCACTATGGTTGAGGCTGGCGCTAAGGAAGTTTCTGAGGAGACTATTGTTGATGCTATGGCATGGGCGCACCAGATGATGCAGCCAGCGATTGTCTTGCAGCGGGAATTGGCGGAAAAAGTTGCTCCAGCTACGCAGGAATATACTTTAATCTTGCCAGATGAATCAATTCAGCAGACAGTTGATGAGTGGGCTAGGGGTAAGTTTGGTGAAAAACTTCGTCGCCCATATCCAGAGCGTAATGAAATGATTAGTCAGATTCGTGCTGAATTCCATGAGTCGATGGCGGAAAAACTTGGTATGGATGAGGAAGAATATAATGAGGTACGTGGTGATTATGATGAGGCGTTTACTTTGGCGCTTCATAAAGATGTACGTCAGGGAATTGTTGCAGAACAAGTCCGTCCTGATGGTCGACAATTGACAGAAATTCGTCCGCTTAGCTCGGAAGTTGGCTTCTTGCCGCGCGCTCACGGCTCCAGTCTGTTTACTCGCGGCGTGACGCAGGGTATGAACATTGTTACTTTGGCGCCGCTGAGCTATTCACAACTAGTTGACACTATGGAAATTAATGATGGCGAGCGACGTTATATGCACCATTATAATGCGCCAGGCTATACAGTCGGTGAAGTTAAGCGAATGGGTAGCCCGGGTCGACGTGAAATTGGGCACGGTTATTTAGCGGAACGAGCATTGTTGCCAGTATTGCCAACCGAAGAAGACTTTCCATACGCCATTCGTTCGGTGACAGAAATAATGAGCCAGAACGGCTCAACGTCGATGGCAGCAACTTGTTCAAGCTGCTTGGCGTTGATGGATGCGGGCGTACCATTGTCGGCTCCAGTCAGTGGAATTGCTATGGGTCTGATGATGGATGGTGATACGCCGTATGTACTGAGTGACATTGCCGATGCTGAAGACTTCGCCGGTGATATGGACTTTAAGGTTACAGGTACAGCAAAGGGAATTACCGCTCTCCAGATGGATATGAAGGTGCACGGCTTACCGGTGGCGGTGCTGCGTCAGGCGATTGAGCAGAGTAAGGCTGGTCGAGCGCACATCTTGCAACATATGCTGAGCGTGCTAGCTACCCCGCGTAATCAACTTAGTCCGTATGCGCCACGAATTGAGAAGATTAAGATTGATCCAGATAAGATTGGCGCGGTTATCGGCAAGGGTGGAGAGACTATCAATAAGATTACCTCAGAAACCGGTGCTGAAGTTGATATTAAGGAAGACGGCTTGATCACAATAGCTAGCCCGAATAGTGAATCAATTGAAAAGGCACTGAATTGGATTAAGAGCTTGGTCGAGGAGCCAGAAGTTGGCAAGGTCTATGATGGTAAGGTTGTCAGTATTAAGGACTTTGGTGCTTTTGTAAATATCTTACCGGGTGTTGACGGTATGGTACACATTTCAAAGCTAGCTGAAGGTCGAGTTAATAAAGTGACTGATGTAGTTAAAGAGGGTCAGTTGGTTCGCGTAAAAATTACTGGAATTGATGAGCGCGGTAAGATCAATTTGACGATGATCGGTCTGTAA
- a CDS encoding Rrf2 family transcriptional regulator: MRLSGAVEQACCIMAILADPKQKTPITNDTLSEKMSVSPTYLKKISRKLVVAKLITSTQGAGGGFILAREMKGVTLHDVVLAIEGNAPFFQPKGVIGRVFASRRRQVKIGMNMIEKVFSEAQEKWSEYLKTVTLEDVTREVSCD, from the coding sequence ATGAGATTATCAGGGGCTGTCGAACAAGCGTGTTGTATCATGGCAATTTTAGCCGATCCGAAACAAAAAACGCCGATAACTAATGATACTTTGTCGGAAAAAATGTCGGTTTCGCCAACTTATTTGAAGAAAATTAGTCGTAAGTTAGTAGTGGCAAAATTAATCACCTCGACACAGGGTGCCGGAGGTGGATTTATTTTGGCAAGAGAAATGAAGGGGGTAACACTACATGATGTAGTCTTGGCAATTGAGGGCAATGCGCCATTTTTTCAGCCTAAAGGAGTTATTGGGCGGGTTTTTGCGTCGCGCCGTCGTCAAGTGAAAATTGGCATGAACATGATTGAAAAAGTTTTTTCTGAGGCTCAGGAAAAGTGGAGTGAATACCTAAAAACTGTGACGCTAGAAGATGTTACTCGGGAGGTTTCTTGTGATTAA
- a CDS encoding YhgE/Pip family protein, which translates to MLVISFIPIMYSGFFLGSIWDPYGQTKNLPVALVNEDGGAVLNGQTLNVGQSVQQKLKDNHDLGWEFVSKKQASSGVESGHFYAVVEIPSDFSEKVASITGSQPQQAVINFTTTPAKNYIGSLVSNQAAERVKSSVSEQVTKAYAKGVLESIDKLGVGLESAANGTAQLHSGLAQFHGGVQAYAGGVNQLAVGQHSLTDGLVQLNGGAQQLQTALRKMSNGLPSESQVAQLTSGVKQLQTGINQLNYSVYHPSPAILAQQNKVQTEAQALAQTVQASVVDLSTAGAVVKDLGAQAMASGHGMTTITLPQISKISQALGKTQTITTQVATLLQDLQTLTRQLSEQQSQLQTGVAALNSGVSQLVPNVNTALNGYNSLRGANGQLLSGVTSLSGSLAKAQAGSQKLADGAGVLSNRSGTLVGSSARLANGIDVLSVKLADASNKLKAQPTGLATQEHIANPVKSETTAKGDVPNYGYALAPYVLSLSLFVGAIVLNVIYPIRKTFADQESAFRWWLAKTSVVGLAAFAQATILMLVMVYCLGLTPEHPVHFIGVIYMTSFVYMSIVSFMVITLDNPGRFLAMVLLVLQLGSSEGTFPIQTANGFFQAINPLVPMTYSIRALRQSISGGLDNAFYDSSMWALAGFLLAANLLMISFFIYRGKRKFAHTSVDGDD; encoded by the coding sequence ATGTTGGTGATCTCGTTTATTCCGATTATGTATAGCGGATTTTTCTTAGGTTCAATTTGGGATCCATACGGTCAAACAAAAAATCTCCCAGTAGCACTTGTTAATGAAGACGGGGGCGCTGTCTTAAACGGTCAAACATTGAATGTTGGTCAATCGGTGCAGCAAAAATTGAAAGATAATCATGATTTGGGATGGGAGTTTGTTAGTAAAAAACAGGCGTCTAGCGGCGTAGAGAGTGGTCATTTCTATGCCGTAGTGGAAATTCCATCTGACTTTTCGGAGAAGGTGGCGTCAATCACTGGCAGCCAGCCTCAACAAGCGGTTATCAATTTTACCACTACACCGGCCAAGAACTATATTGGTTCATTGGTGAGTAATCAGGCGGCCGAGAGAGTGAAGTCTTCAGTCTCTGAGCAAGTCACTAAGGCATACGCTAAAGGGGTGTTGGAGAGTATAGATAAGCTGGGGGTAGGTTTAGAGTCGGCTGCCAACGGGACGGCGCAGCTGCACAGTGGCTTGGCCCAATTCCACGGTGGCGTTCAAGCGTATGCTGGCGGAGTTAATCAACTAGCGGTAGGTCAGCATAGTTTGACTGATGGTTTGGTGCAATTAAACGGTGGGGCACAGCAATTGCAGACGGCTCTTAGGAAGATGTCAAATGGTCTACCTAGTGAATCTCAAGTTGCGCAACTAACAAGTGGGGTGAAGCAATTGCAAACCGGCATTAATCAACTAAATTATAGTGTGTATCACCCATCTCCAGCGATCCTCGCTCAGCAAAATAAAGTGCAGACTGAGGCTCAAGCTTTGGCGCAAACTGTGCAAGCGTCGGTGGTAGACCTATCTACGGCGGGGGCAGTAGTGAAAGATTTGGGTGCTCAGGCAATGGCTTCTGGTCATGGTATGACAACTATAACGTTGCCTCAAATAAGTAAAATCTCTCAGGCGCTTGGTAAGACGCAAACAATTACTACTCAGGTGGCTACATTACTTCAGGATTTACAAACGCTTACCCGCCAATTGTCGGAGCAACAATCACAACTACAGACAGGAGTCGCTGCGCTTAACAGTGGTGTGAGCCAACTCGTGCCAAATGTAAATACTGCACTTAATGGCTATAATAGTCTCAGGGGTGCAAATGGCCAATTACTATCCGGGGTAACGTCGTTAAGTGGTAGCTTAGCTAAGGCGCAAGCTGGTAGTCAGAAATTAGCTGACGGCGCTGGCGTGTTGAGTAATCGTTCAGGAACGTTGGTTGGCAGTAGTGCTCGACTAGCTAATGGCATAGATGTGCTTTCCGTTAAGTTGGCAGATGCTTCTAATAAGCTTAAAGCTCAGCCGACGGGATTAGCGACTCAGGAGCATATCGCTAATCCAGTTAAGTCGGAGACAACAGCAAAGGGTGATGTTCCAAATTACGGCTATGCTCTGGCGCCATACGTATTGTCGTTGAGCTTGTTTGTTGGGGCGATTGTTCTGAATGTCATTTACCCAATTCGTAAGACTTTTGCCGATCAGGAAAGTGCTTTTCGTTGGTGGTTGGCTAAGACATCAGTCGTTGGCCTGGCGGCTTTCGCTCAAGCAACGATTCTAATGCTAGTTATGGTCTACTGCTTAGGTTTGACTCCAGAACACCCAGTGCACTTTATCGGGGTAATTTATATGACGTCATTTGTCTATATGTCTATTGTGTCGTTTATGGTGATTACGCTGGATAACCCGGGCCGATTTTTGGCAATGGTGCTATTGGTATTGCAGTTAGGTTCAAGTGAGGGAACATTCCCGATTCAAACGGCTAATGGATTTTTCCAGGCAATTAATCCGCTGGTACCAATGACTTATTCCATCCGAGCGTTGCGCCAGTCTATATCAGGTGGGTTAGACAATGCGTTTTATGACAGTAGTATGTGGGCACTTGCTGGATTTTTGTTAGCAGCTAATTTGCTGATGATAAGTTTCTTTATTTATCGTGGTAAGCGTAAATTTGCTCACACCTCAGTAGATGGTGATGATTAG
- a CDS encoding ribonuclease J, with amino-acid sequence MGQRRLATPQKDDTKKRPQSKKSNNAVLNSTTTRKGEVFRAQRRTSENVNLRASQHVIDIPVNKSVYNGYGGEQFSAKMQPKRTRGGKPKLRIIPIGGVGEMGIGKNMNAIEYDDEIIVVDMGFLFPGSDYPGINYITPDITWLEENKHKIKAHVFTHGHLDHIGSFRHFIHRIPAPVYGSKFTIGMLDKSMADTDTDFQPDFRVMDPLSHEIVQVSKHFSVELVRVNHSIPDSTAVIIRTPLGVIIDSGDWRFEESPVDGQKFDLKRMTEVASKEGVLMFMNESTNCESAGTHTHTEFDIQYSIGQVMDKFSNSRVILSCFSSQVHRLQLILEEAHKHGRKVAFAGFSMIQNLEVALRSGTIKIPKDTVMKMEDIIKLPDSQITVVCTGSQGEFNAVLSRMATGAHKYMKIKGSDVVVFSSNPIPGNEKNVVRTVDGLMREGSDVIQNGKTHLTGIGPLHLSGHGYYDDHVKLINALNPTYYMPIHGEFHMLVYNARLAEEECGIPRKNIFVCDAGDIIEIDVERQANKAGRIQAGGVMYDDTGAIVSEVVLKDRIHMSQEGMFVVVLTVQRGTGRLLTSPDIISRGFIYLRDSEELMNMIRQYLKQKAARSFAGKYDLDVIKKEIKDEVTHILYDQTRRTPIVIPVINEVGGLKTVKSTTASASPTAKSTPRNKKSIASAEEPRMTLPTTPRRRFPQRQVPDTEANDTKARERQDFRPY; translated from the coding sequence ATGGGTCAGCGGCGACTGGCAACACCTCAGAAGGACGATACTAAAAAGCGTCCGCAATCAAAAAAGAGTAATAATGCAGTATTAAATAGCACCACCACTCGCAAGGGCGAGGTGTTTCGTGCGCAGCGGCGGACGAGCGAGAATGTTAATCTCAGGGCGTCGCAGCACGTGATTGATATTCCGGTCAATAAGTCGGTCTATAATGGCTATGGCGGCGAGCAATTTAGCGCCAAAATGCAGCCAAAACGCACTCGCGGCGGCAAACCGAAGTTGAGGATTATCCCAATCGGCGGTGTCGGCGAAATGGGCATCGGTAAAAATATGAACGCCATTGAGTATGACGATGAGATTATCGTTGTGGATATGGGCTTCCTGTTTCCAGGTAGTGATTATCCAGGCATCAACTACATTACGCCAGACATCACCTGGCTAGAAGAAAATAAGCACAAGATTAAGGCTCATGTGTTTACTCACGGACACCTTGATCACATCGGTTCTTTCCGGCACTTTATTCACCGAATTCCAGCGCCGGTTTATGGATCAAAGTTTACTATCGGCATGCTGGACAAGTCGATGGCTGATACCGATACTGATTTTCAGCCGGACTTTCGAGTGATGGACCCATTGAGCCACGAAATTGTTCAAGTGTCGAAGCACTTTTCTGTGGAATTGGTGAGGGTTAACCACTCGATTCCTGACTCAACAGCGGTGATCATTCGGACGCCACTGGGTGTGATCATTGACTCTGGTGACTGGCGATTTGAGGAAAGCCCAGTTGATGGTCAGAAATTTGACCTCAAGCGGATGACTGAAGTGGCGTCCAAAGAAGGCGTTTTGATGTTCATGAACGAATCGACCAACTGTGAATCCGCCGGTACGCACACCCACACTGAGTTTGATATTCAATATTCCATCGGCCAGGTGATGGATAAATTCAGTAACAGTCGAGTGATTTTAAGCTGTTTCTCATCACAAGTGCACCGATTGCAATTGATTTTGGAAGAAGCGCATAAGCACGGCCGTAAGGTGGCGTTTGCTGGTTTTTCGATGATTCAGAACTTGGAAGTGGCGCTGCGCTCAGGAACTATCAAGATCCCGAAAGACACTGTCATGAAGATGGAAGATATCATCAAGCTGCCGGATAGCCAAATCACCGTGGTTTGTACTGGTTCGCAGGGTGAGTTTAATGCCGTACTGAGCCGTATGGCGACTGGCGCGCATAAATACATGAAGATCAAAGGCTCTGACGTGGTGGTGTTTAGCTCCAATCCGATTCCGGGCAATGAGAAAAACGTGGTGCGAACGGTTGATGGCTTAATGCGCGAGGGTTCTGATGTGATTCAGAACGGCAAGACACACTTGACGGGGATTGGGCCGCTGCACTTGTCGGGACATGGTTATTATGATGATCACGTCAAGTTGATTAATGCCTTGAATCCGACATATTACATGCCAATTCACGGCGAATTTCATATGCTGGTGTATAATGCTCGGTTGGCGGAAGAAGAGTGTGGTATTCCACGAAAGAATATCTTTGTGTGTGACGCTGGCGATATTATTGAAATTGACGTTGAACGGCAAGCTAATAAGGCGGGCCGAATCCAAGCTGGCGGCGTGATGTATGACGATACCGGTGCTATTGTTTCTGAGGTGGTGCTGAAAGATCGTATTCATATGTCTCAAGAGGGAATGTTTGTAGTGGTATTGACGGTGCAGCGCGGCACGGGGCGGCTGTTGACTAGTCCGGACATTATTTCCCGCGGTTTTATTTACCTGCGCGATTCTGAGGAATTGATGAATATGATTCGCCAGTATTTGAAACAGAAGGCAGCGCGGAGTTTTGCTGGCAAGTACGACCTAGACGTTATCAAGAAAGAAATTAAGGATGAAGTCACACATATTTTGTACGATCAGACGCGCCGTACGCCAATTGTTATTCCGGTGATTAATGAAGTTGGCGGCTTAAAGACGGTAAAATCGACGACTGCTTCAGCTTCTCCGACTGCAAAATCCACGCCTCGCAACAAAAAATCTATTGCTTCGGCGGAAGAGCCAAGGATGACTTTGCCAACCACGCCGCGCCGTCGTTTTCCGCAGCGCCAAGTGCCTGACACTGAGGCGAATGACACGAAGGCTCGGGAACGACAAGATTTTCGTCCGTATTAG
- a CDS encoding DNA translocase FtsK 4TM domain-containing protein yields MAKKRKSTKKSTPTKPQHSLPVGFWSQVGAVLLILLSLLLVVSWFGVGGPVLQWIDMATIKTVGYTAYTLPILLIYLAVETFRAEENRLPTAVKFAAVLEIVWFSGLFGLLKTSLRPDAGGFVGDILNTATLKMVDSAIAAIFYLVLAFITVLFITQTSPFTVFSKLWQAIKSNSSEDDNNRSIMKQAAKSQPTDEDKKVSLGDIKLNAGVPIIDTTKEKKGLLKRTEKPEKAAEEQALVATRDPNWQAPSLDLLEKNEGGADAGDTRQNAQIIHDTLSEFNIDAAMGDINVGPKVTQYTLRPPSGVKLTRITALETNIALNLAAQSLRIEAPIPGQKAVGIEVPNRKAAEVRLYSTLVSKQWTASRDPLSFTIGKDISGQVVVGELGKMPHLLIAGQTGSGKSVMINTLLTSLLYRNSPSDMKLILVDPKQVEMAPYEDIPHLLTPVITEPEKTISALKWAVNEMERRYKLLATEKIRNIKDYNKRLQSRAKKIAIADENGNVQEHEDGSMPYIVIVVDEMADLMMIAKKDVEALIVRLAQKARAVGIHLVLATQRPSVDVITGLIKANVPARISFTVASQVDSMTILDQAGAEKLLGQGDMLFYTPSMSKPKRIQGAWVTDDEVNKITDHLRMQMAPQYNDEVVAQPVQLNGKGGVVMDLSEGGDDKFKDAVRVVVERRKASTSMLQTRLGIGYQRAARIIEEMEERGIIGPQNGSKPRDVLISSPEELDELLAE; encoded by the coding sequence ATGGCAAAAAAGCGAAAGAGCACGAAAAAGTCTACTCCTACCAAACCGCAACATAGTTTGCCGGTGGGTTTTTGGTCACAAGTAGGCGCGGTCTTATTGATTCTTTTGTCATTGCTATTGGTGGTTTCGTGGTTTGGTGTTGGCGGTCCAGTTCTTCAGTGGATTGATATGGCAACCATAAAGACGGTCGGCTACACTGCTTACACCTTACCGATACTATTAATTTATTTGGCGGTAGAAACTTTCCGGGCAGAAGAGAATCGCTTACCTACGGCGGTGAAGTTTGCGGCAGTTTTAGAGATTGTGTGGTTTTCAGGATTATTTGGGCTATTAAAGACGTCTTTGCGACCAGATGCCGGTGGATTTGTAGGCGATATATTAAATACAGCCACACTTAAAATGGTAGATTCGGCCATTGCTGCAATATTTTACCTGGTGTTGGCATTTATTACGGTTTTATTTATCACTCAAACATCACCATTTACTGTGTTTAGCAAATTGTGGCAAGCAATTAAAAGTAATAGCTCAGAGGACGATAATAATCGATCTATCATGAAGCAAGCGGCAAAGTCTCAGCCTACAGACGAAGATAAAAAGGTGAGTTTGGGGGATATTAAACTCAATGCTGGCGTGCCGATTATTGACACCACCAAGGAGAAGAAGGGTTTATTAAAGCGTACTGAAAAGCCAGAAAAGGCCGCTGAAGAGCAGGCGCTAGTGGCAACACGTGATCCAAATTGGCAAGCGCCAAGCCTGGATTTATTAGAGAAGAACGAAGGCGGTGCGGATGCTGGCGATACGAGACAAAATGCTCAGATTATTCATGATACACTATCCGAATTTAACATTGATGCAGCAATGGGTGATATAAACGTTGGACCAAAAGTAACCCAGTATACCCTAAGGCCACCAAGTGGTGTGAAATTGACGCGAATTACCGCGCTGGAAACGAATATTGCGCTTAATTTGGCGGCCCAAAGTTTGAGGATTGAAGCGCCGATTCCTGGACAGAAAGCGGTGGGAATTGAAGTGCCAAACCGCAAGGCAGCTGAGGTGCGGCTGTATAGCACATTAGTTTCAAAGCAGTGGACGGCGTCGCGCGATCCGCTCAGTTTTACAATTGGTAAGGATATTTCTGGGCAAGTCGTGGTTGGTGAGCTGGGAAAGATGCCGCACTTGCTAATCGCTGGGCAAACTGGCTCCGGTAAGTCAGTGATGATTAATACGCTACTGACGAGCTTATTGTACCGCAATAGTCCGAGTGACATGAAGCTGATTTTGGTTGACCCGAAACAGGTGGAAATGGCGCCATATGAGGATATTCCGCACTTGCTGACCCCGGTGATTACTGAGCCAGAAAAGACTATTTCAGCTTTGAAGTGGGCAGTTAATGAAATGGAGCGGCGCTACAAATTATTAGCGACAGAGAAGATCCGCAACATTAAGGATTACAATAAGAGGCTACAATCACGAGCGAAAAAGATTGCTATTGCTGATGAAAACGGTAATGTGCAGGAACATGAAGACGGTTCGATGCCGTACATTGTGATTGTGGTGGACGAAATGGCGGACTTGATGATGATTGCTAAGAAAGATGTTGAGGCGTTAATTGTTCGTTTGGCGCAGAAGGCACGAGCAGTTGGTATTCATCTGGTGTTGGCAACGCAGCGCCCAAGCGTTGATGTGATTACTGGTTTGATTAAGGCGAATGTGCCGGCGCGTATTTCTTTTACGGTAGCTAGCCAGGTGGATAGTATGACGATTTTAGACCAGGCGGGCGCCGAAAAGCTGCTGGGTCAGGGTGATATGCTATTCTACACACCAAGTATGAGTAAACCGAAACGCATCCAAGGTGCCTGGGTAACTGATGATGAAGTGAATAAAATTACTGATCATTTGCGAATGCAGATGGCGCCGCAGTACAACGATGAAGTAGTAGCTCAGCCAGTGCAGTTGAACGGCAAGGGTGGTGTAGTGATGGATTTGTCAGAAGGTGGCGATGATAAATTCAAGGATGCTGTGAGGGTGGTAGTTGAGCGACGAAAGGCTTCAACGAGTATGCTACAGACGAGACTAGGCATTGGATATCAGCGAGCGGCACGCATTATTGAAGAAATGGAAGAGCGGGGTATTATCGGTCCGCAGAATGGCTCAAAGCCACGTGATGTATTGATCTCTAGTCCAGAAGAATTAGATGAATTGTTGGCGGAATAG